One segment of Xiphias gladius isolate SHS-SW01 ecotype Sanya breed wild chromosome 1, ASM1685928v1, whole genome shotgun sequence DNA contains the following:
- the irx6a gene encoding iroquois-class homeodomain protein IRX-6a isoform X2, which translates to MQLHRSVSDGTGGSQTAAAAAAAAASFCCPSYENRLLASSRTELNAALGVYSSPYAAAAAASQNYANYFPYSTDPSAIYSTLNPQYDIKDSTGTLHSGITQTAAYYPYDHSLGQYQYDRYGTVDFNGTARRKNATRETTSTLKTWLYEHRKNPYPTKGEKIMLAIITKMTLTQVSTWFANARRRLKKENKMTWSPKNKASDDRKDDLKGDQDCVTKDSSDCKAEKDLHLSDLEDMDEDDCDKLESDCEKVAADEQDLQRAMAVSGAPQKRDCSSELQLSLTNSFSTFPCAIKSVTTLPPLPSDFLDPVVSKAPSSTGPTAGTVSLSHFEASDKPRIWSLARTAASGVILSPQQHGSELRTGNPTGDCQLQSTRLTGAPTGQCGGMRGLHESGSVTNAESPFSEGSSLHSKVYGTGSYSHKGLQLHCSSYAALPDTCQYSSIEGFSGGKAEAQSSDLSEACGTVQDDKVTAFRPVMKR; encoded by the exons ATGCAACTTCACAG GTCGGTCTCTGACGGGACGGGCGGCTCCCAgaccgccgccgccgccgccgccgcagcCGCCTCCTTCTGCTGCCCGTCCTACGAGAACCGGCTCCTGGCGAGCAGCCGAACGGAGCTGAACGCGGCGCTGGGGGTGTACAGCTCTCCCTACGCTGCAGCGGCCGCCGCCAGCCAGAACTACGCCAACTACTTCCCCTACAGCACCGACCCATCCGCTATCTACTCCACTCTG AATCCACAGTATGACATTAAGGACAGCACAGGCACTTTACACTCTGGCATCACGCAAACTGCTGCATACTACCCTTATGATCACTCACTGGGACAGTATCAATATGACAG ATACGGGACAGTAGACTTTAATGGCACAGCCAGAAGAAAGAATGCAACTCGTGAAACCACCAGCACCCTGAAAACATGGTTGTATGAGCACCGCAAGAACCCCTACCCCACCAAGGGGGAGAAGATCATGCTGGCCATCATCACCAAGATGACCCTCACCCAGGTGTCCACCTGGTTCGCCAACGCCAGGAGGAGGCTAAAGAAGGAGAACAAGATGACCTGGTCGCCAAAGAATAAGGCCAGTGATGACAGGAAGGACGACCTTAAGGGTGACCAAGATTGTGTCACCAAAG ATTCTAGCGATTGCAAGGCGGAAAAGGATCTGCATCTGAGTGATCTGGAGGACATGGACGAGGACGACTGTGACAAGCTGGAAAGTGACTGTGAAAAGGTGGCTGCAGATGAGCAGGACCTCCAGAGGGCCATGGCAGTATCGGGAGCCCCTCAAAAAAGAGACTGCAGCTCTGAGCTGCAACTGAGTTTAACTAACAGCTTCAGCACGTTCCCCTGTGCCATTAAAAGTGTCAccaccctccctcctctcccatcTGACTTCCTGGATCCCGTAGTGTCCAAGGCACCTTCCTCGACTGGCCCCACAGCAGGAACCGTGTCCCTGTCTCACTTTGAAGCATCAGATAAGCCTCGGATTTGGTCTCTGGCTCGTACGGCGGCTTCGGGGGTTATACTGAGCCCTCAGCAGCACGGCTCTGAGCTGAGGACAGGCAACCCAACCGGGGACTGCCAGCTCCAGAGTACCAGGCTTACCGGGGCTCCTACTGGACAGTGTGGGGGCATGAGAGGCCTCCATGAATCCGGCAGTGTCACCAATGCTGAGAGCCCCTTCTCTGAGGGCTCTTCCTTGCACTCAAAAGTCTACGGCACTGGCAGCTACAGTCACAAGGGCCTCCAACTGCACTGTTCATCCTATGCTGCACTCCCAGACACATGTCAATATTCCTCCATTGAAG GATTCTCCGGTGGCAAAGCAGAGGCACAGTCCTCAGACCTCAGCGAAGCCTGTGGGACCGTGCAGGACGACAAGGTCACTGCGTTCAGGCCAGTGATGAAGAGGTGA
- the irx6a gene encoding iroquois-class homeodomain protein IRX-6a isoform X3 produces the protein MVTKEAAMSFSQFGYPYNATSQNPQYDIKDSTGTLHSGITQTAAYYPYDHSLGQYQYDRYGTVDFNGTARRKNATRETTSTLKTWLYEHRKNPYPTKGEKIMLAIITKMTLTQVSTWFANARRRLKKENKMTWSPKNKASDDRKDDLKGDQDCVTKDSSDCKAEKDLHLSDLEDMDEDDCDKLESDCEKVAADEQDLQRAMAVSGAPQKRDCSSELQLSLTNSFSTFPCAIKSVTTLPPLPSDFLDPVVSKAPSSTGPTAGTVSLSHFEASDKPRIWSLARTAASGVILSPQQHGSELRTGNPTGDCQLQSTRLTGAPTGQCGGMRGLHESGSVTNAESPFSEGSSLHSKVYGTGSYSHKGLQLHCSSYAALPDTCQYSSIEGFSGGKAEAQSSDLSEACGTVQDDKVTAFRPVMKR, from the exons ATGGTAACAAAAGAAGCAGCTATGTCTTTCTCGCAGTTTGGATACCCTTACAATGCAACTTCACAG AATCCACAGTATGACATTAAGGACAGCACAGGCACTTTACACTCTGGCATCACGCAAACTGCTGCATACTACCCTTATGATCACTCACTGGGACAGTATCAATATGACAG ATACGGGACAGTAGACTTTAATGGCACAGCCAGAAGAAAGAATGCAACTCGTGAAACCACCAGCACCCTGAAAACATGGTTGTATGAGCACCGCAAGAACCCCTACCCCACCAAGGGGGAGAAGATCATGCTGGCCATCATCACCAAGATGACCCTCACCCAGGTGTCCACCTGGTTCGCCAACGCCAGGAGGAGGCTAAAGAAGGAGAACAAGATGACCTGGTCGCCAAAGAATAAGGCCAGTGATGACAGGAAGGACGACCTTAAGGGTGACCAAGATTGTGTCACCAAAG ATTCTAGCGATTGCAAGGCGGAAAAGGATCTGCATCTGAGTGATCTGGAGGACATGGACGAGGACGACTGTGACAAGCTGGAAAGTGACTGTGAAAAGGTGGCTGCAGATGAGCAGGACCTCCAGAGGGCCATGGCAGTATCGGGAGCCCCTCAAAAAAGAGACTGCAGCTCTGAGCTGCAACTGAGTTTAACTAACAGCTTCAGCACGTTCCCCTGTGCCATTAAAAGTGTCAccaccctccctcctctcccatcTGACTTCCTGGATCCCGTAGTGTCCAAGGCACCTTCCTCGACTGGCCCCACAGCAGGAACCGTGTCCCTGTCTCACTTTGAAGCATCAGATAAGCCTCGGATTTGGTCTCTGGCTCGTACGGCGGCTTCGGGGGTTATACTGAGCCCTCAGCAGCACGGCTCTGAGCTGAGGACAGGCAACCCAACCGGGGACTGCCAGCTCCAGAGTACCAGGCTTACCGGGGCTCCTACTGGACAGTGTGGGGGCATGAGAGGCCTCCATGAATCCGGCAGTGTCACCAATGCTGAGAGCCCCTTCTCTGAGGGCTCTTCCTTGCACTCAAAAGTCTACGGCACTGGCAGCTACAGTCACAAGGGCCTCCAACTGCACTGTTCATCCTATGCTGCACTCCCAGACACATGTCAATATTCCTCCATTGAAG GATTCTCCGGTGGCAAAGCAGAGGCACAGTCCTCAGACCTCAGCGAAGCCTGTGGGACCGTGCAGGACGACAAGGTCACTGCGTTCAGGCCAGTGATGAAGAGGTGA
- the irx6a gene encoding iroquois-class homeodomain protein IRX-6a isoform X1, translating into MVTKEAAMSFSQFGYPYNATSQFFVSANPSTTCCDSISRSVSDGTGGSQTAAAAAAAAASFCCPSYENRLLASSRTELNAALGVYSSPYAAAAAASQNYANYFPYSTDPSAIYSTLNPQYDIKDSTGTLHSGITQTAAYYPYDHSLGQYQYDRYGTVDFNGTARRKNATRETTSTLKTWLYEHRKNPYPTKGEKIMLAIITKMTLTQVSTWFANARRRLKKENKMTWSPKNKASDDRKDDLKGDQDCVTKDSSDCKAEKDLHLSDLEDMDEDDCDKLESDCEKVAADEQDLQRAMAVSGAPQKRDCSSELQLSLTNSFSTFPCAIKSVTTLPPLPSDFLDPVVSKAPSSTGPTAGTVSLSHFEASDKPRIWSLARTAASGVILSPQQHGSELRTGNPTGDCQLQSTRLTGAPTGQCGGMRGLHESGSVTNAESPFSEGSSLHSKVYGTGSYSHKGLQLHCSSYAALPDTCQYSSIEGFSGGKAEAQSSDLSEACGTVQDDKVTAFRPVMKR; encoded by the exons ATGGTAACAAAAGAAGCAGCTATGTCTTTCTCGCAGTTTGGATACCCTTACAATGCAACTTCACAG TTTTTCGTGTCGGCAAACCCCAGTACGACTTGCTGCGATTCGATTTCCAGGTCGGTCTCTGACGGGACGGGCGGCTCCCAgaccgccgccgccgccgccgccgcagcCGCCTCCTTCTGCTGCCCGTCCTACGAGAACCGGCTCCTGGCGAGCAGCCGAACGGAGCTGAACGCGGCGCTGGGGGTGTACAGCTCTCCCTACGCTGCAGCGGCCGCCGCCAGCCAGAACTACGCCAACTACTTCCCCTACAGCACCGACCCATCCGCTATCTACTCCACTCTG AATCCACAGTATGACATTAAGGACAGCACAGGCACTTTACACTCTGGCATCACGCAAACTGCTGCATACTACCCTTATGATCACTCACTGGGACAGTATCAATATGACAG ATACGGGACAGTAGACTTTAATGGCACAGCCAGAAGAAAGAATGCAACTCGTGAAACCACCAGCACCCTGAAAACATGGTTGTATGAGCACCGCAAGAACCCCTACCCCACCAAGGGGGAGAAGATCATGCTGGCCATCATCACCAAGATGACCCTCACCCAGGTGTCCACCTGGTTCGCCAACGCCAGGAGGAGGCTAAAGAAGGAGAACAAGATGACCTGGTCGCCAAAGAATAAGGCCAGTGATGACAGGAAGGACGACCTTAAGGGTGACCAAGATTGTGTCACCAAAG ATTCTAGCGATTGCAAGGCGGAAAAGGATCTGCATCTGAGTGATCTGGAGGACATGGACGAGGACGACTGTGACAAGCTGGAAAGTGACTGTGAAAAGGTGGCTGCAGATGAGCAGGACCTCCAGAGGGCCATGGCAGTATCGGGAGCCCCTCAAAAAAGAGACTGCAGCTCTGAGCTGCAACTGAGTTTAACTAACAGCTTCAGCACGTTCCCCTGTGCCATTAAAAGTGTCAccaccctccctcctctcccatcTGACTTCCTGGATCCCGTAGTGTCCAAGGCACCTTCCTCGACTGGCCCCACAGCAGGAACCGTGTCCCTGTCTCACTTTGAAGCATCAGATAAGCCTCGGATTTGGTCTCTGGCTCGTACGGCGGCTTCGGGGGTTATACTGAGCCCTCAGCAGCACGGCTCTGAGCTGAGGACAGGCAACCCAACCGGGGACTGCCAGCTCCAGAGTACCAGGCTTACCGGGGCTCCTACTGGACAGTGTGGGGGCATGAGAGGCCTCCATGAATCCGGCAGTGTCACCAATGCTGAGAGCCCCTTCTCTGAGGGCTCTTCCTTGCACTCAAAAGTCTACGGCACTGGCAGCTACAGTCACAAGGGCCTCCAACTGCACTGTTCATCCTATGCTGCACTCCCAGACACATGTCAATATTCCTCCATTGAAG GATTCTCCGGTGGCAAAGCAGAGGCACAGTCCTCAGACCTCAGCGAAGCCTGTGGGACCGTGCAGGACGACAAGGTCACTGCGTTCAGGCCAGTGATGAAGAGGTGA